The sequence CCAATTTATACTGAAAAGCAGAAACTGTATCATATTCAACCACTATGAATATGCAAAAAACAATTCAAGACATACAATAAAATAGGAGAACATGGGCAAACATTAAGCACGGTTATTTTTAATATGGATTCTTTTTTGAAGAGGTAAATAAGAGAGGCACTGAAAATGATTTGTGTGAAGCAGGAACATCTATGgttcaaaatatatataggcTAACTAAAGTGATTTCAAAACCACAAAAGTGCTTTTTGTGAAATATTCTGAACAAATCTCCTCCTTTCCCAATCATTCTTTCTGTCATTTGATGCATGGTTCAATCTAAATATGGAAAGGATTATCCTCAGAACTGATGATATTTTTctgcttttcatttttgtgaagTTAGTATTTGCTCCTATAGTAAGTTTCAATATATTGATTGAGTGACACTTCAGGGGTGTGGAAACAATCAGCTTTATTTTCCACCTTTGTTCGCCGAACATTTGTCATTGTTGAAcctgaaataattataatttatgattaaaaagttatttttgtaaaTGGTATGTAATGTAACTTCCTCACAgttattttcaattaaaaaagtattattgTCACACATAAAATGagatttatatattaaactgaaATATGCAAATCTATTGTTACTGCTGCTTCaatcctttttttaacaaaaaaataaaaattaacttgAGACACTATTTACATACTTTTTGAACTTAAGAGGTTGTACTCGCAGAGGGCATGGACTAAGAGGCGCTGGAAACTATTAAGTTCCTGAGTTATGTACACTGTTGTTGGATCTGCAGTGAACAACTCAACAATTTCATCTTCTAGGTCCTTCAAGATACCCTGTAAAATCAACATGAAAAGTTAACACTtgatattacaacaacaacaaaatggtaTAAGATATGAATACATgaaattattttccttctctaaagaagaaaaaagaggatactGGTCAAACTAACCACAGGGAACTGCCTTCCTTTCAGCATTTTGCGCAACTGAGGCTTCACTTCCCAAAAACGTTGCTCGGTGGTATAAGCTGGGTGCATGTTTCGACAGTCACTCATTGGCGGAACCACGGTGAATCCTGTAATTGTAGTAGTCTTATATTTTCAGAAAAGGATGCTTTCAACAAAACTTAACAGGCTACTGTACCATATAAGCCAAAATCTCCTAAAGAAAAGCCTACCGTCTTCCTCAAGTGgctcttccatcttccctttctcaATGTTTTTAACGCGCTGAGTAAAGGAAACTCCACCGATGCCACTGCTTCttgtattttctctccttttacaaATGGTGTTCAAATAGTGTTCTTGCCTGTCCTCACTCAGAGAAATGAAGTACTGCCATATCTACAGTCCAGAAATATATCAAGGGTGgtataaatatgaattttaaaaaacattcatcATGGTATTAACTGTATCACTCTAATCCTAATAGAACTAATATAGGTCTCATGATTCCTAATCAGCTTGAGATGAACTAACAAACACTGACTAttagaaaatcataataatagtaaacaatttACCCTCATCTTGTCACAATCATTGAAGAGCTTGGTGAATATGCCTTCAGAGCTGGGTGCAACGTCCATATCATCACTGACACCTTCCTGGTCATCTTCAACCAGGGTTTGCAAAGCTTGAGCTAAAAGTGGCATACAATAGTTACTAGTTCATATTGACACTTTATACAGGATATACTCAAAGATACTGTAAAGTGTGTATTTTTCACTTAACGTACTCATATATAACTCCATTCCTTTATATTTCTTTAGATTCTAATTTTAGATATAAACCAAAGTAGAGaaagaacaattaaaataacATGAATGAAAATTAGTGAATCTCAATATGAAATTCTAAAAAGTTCCACTTTGCTAACACTACAGAAGTAGGATTTCTGAAGTATCCCCTACTGCAAatctagaaagaaaagaaagagagaaagaaagaaagaaagaaagaaaaagaagaagacagagagagagagagaaaaaaaaaaaatatataatatatatataatatatatatatatatatatatatatatatatttatatatatatatattatatatatatataatatatatatatatatatatatataataatatatatatatatattatatatatatatattatatatatatatatatatatatattattatatatatatattttatatattattatatatatatatatattatatatatatatatatattattatatatattatatatatatatatatatatatatattatatatatatataatatatatatatatatatatatattatatatatatatatattatatattataatataaatatatatatatatatatatattatatatatatatattttataaaatatatatatatatatataatatatatataatatatatatatatatattatatattatattatatattattttatatatatatatataatatttttaattttatatatattatatatattataaaattaatatatattatattatatattatatattatatattatatatatatattatattatatctatatatatatatatatatatatatatattatatataattatatattatatattatatataataatattttatatattatatttataatatatataatataatattatatatatatatatatatattatatatatatatatatatatatatattatatataatatattatatatatatattatatatatatatttatatatatattataatatatataatatatatattttattttatttattaatttttttttcttcttctttcttttctcttcttttctttctagatttgcatatatatatatatatatatatatatatatatatatatatatattatatatatatatatatatagttacttctTGTAGTATCAATTTGAAAATACAGCACCTTAATTACTCCAATTAGATCCATGATCATGTTTAGGGTAACATTTCAAAACACTCGCCATTGTCAGCCCTTCGAGTCTTCCTTGCGCCCGTGCGTCTTCGCTGGTGATGGTGGTGCTGCTCTAGCCGCTGAATAAGCAGCCGAGGATCACGGCGCTGAGGAACAAAGGCTGGAGGTGGAACATCTGTTGTTTCTGGCTCTGAAGGAGGGGTAGGTGGCTGGCTAATTCCCAatctgataaatatatagaaattaatatgtatacttatttttttccttagataaaaaatataaatatgtgtgtgtgtgtgtgtgtgtgtgtgtgtgtgtgtgtgtgtgtgtgtgtttgtgtgtgtgtgtgtgtgtgtgtgtgtgtgtgtgtgtgtgtgtgtgtgtgtgtgtgtgtgtgtgtgtgtgtgtgtgtgtgtgtgaggggggtacGTGGGAAAGtgcaggtatacatatatatatatatatatatatatatatatatatatatatatatatatatatatatatatataatacatacatatatatgcatacataaatacatatacatacacatacatacatacatatatatcatacatacatacatatacatacatacatatatatatatatatacatacatatatatgtatgtatatatgtatacatatatatcatacatatatatatatatatatatacacacacacatatatatatatatacatacatatatacatatatacatacatacatatatacatatatatatacatatattcatacatatatatacatatattcatatatatatatatatatatatatatatatatatattatacatatatatacacatatattcatacatatatatatatatatatataatacatatattcatacatataatatatacatatattcatatattatatataataatatatatatatatatatattatatacacacatatattcatatatatatatatatataatatatatatatatatatatatacacatatatataatatacacataatatatatattatatatatatataatatatatatatatatatatataatatatataatattatatatatatacacacacacacacacacacacacaccacacacacacacacacacacacacacacacacacacaccacataatatatatatatatatatacatatatatatatatatacatacatacatatatacatacatacatatattacatatatacatacatatatacatacatatattcatacatatatatatatatatatacatatattcatacataatatatatatatacatatattcatacataatttatatatacatatattcatacatatatatatatatatatatatatatatatatatatatatatatatatatgtatatatacatatatacatacatatatacatacatatatatatatatatatatatatatatatatatatatatatatatatatatatacatatatatatatatatattttatatatatatatatatatatatatatatatatatatatacatgtgtatatgtatacacacatagatatatatatatatatatatatatatatatatatatatatatatatatatacatgtgtatatgtatacacacatagatatatatatatatatataatatatatatatatatatatatatatatatatatatatgtatgtaaatatatatgtgaatatgtgcgcgcgcacacacacacacacacacacacacacacacacacacacacacacacacacacacacacacacacacacacacacacacacacacacacacacacacacacacacacacacacaaatactaaacCCAAAAAAGTGAGTAGGcacatatattttaatcaatttatatattcattatttaagaaatatacaacaatttatcattttcttcaaagaaaataatacttactatttacaaaataatatattcccTGCATGTGTGTCCTAATCACTATTTTGTTATAAATAGACAACAAACTTGTTACAAGAAGCACAACTATAATGAGTGTGTCCCTCCCCAAATACACTCCATTAAATGCACAAGACAGGAAATTCaggtctctctccttctatttatatttttccccttttagctaGAAATGAACCATATTTTTAGGATTTACCAATCCCACGTTTAATTTCTTGTcacagaataatgattataacagtttgAGGTTAACTAAACTGATAAGATTGCAAGTTGAGATCCTGGCATTTTAATTCTACTAGCTTCACCAAAAATATGTCCTATATTtctaattaaaacataaaaatcctgaaaaaaataCTAAGACAATTCATAAGTCAAGGTAACTGCTAAGTCTGACAATTATTGATAATTACTAATTATCTAATTAAGTTCTGGTTGTCTGCTAACCAACATCTTGAAGAAGCAATTTCCGGTTGATTTTTCACGTGAATTTGGATAGTTTGAGAAACTACAGTTCACTGTAAATTTGTTCAAGATACATGTGACTTCATCTGTATGGTATGTATTCAATAAATTCTTAAAtctgaggggaaaaaatcataGTAATCTGGGTATAATAGAGAcaagttgttttttctttactttctccatGAACTAACCTTCATTTCACCTGATTAGGCTTATTTTTGGAACAGGATTTAGATCACATATCTTGCTATCAAGTGTCCTTTGCATCACTTTCCTAAACAGAGAGGGATACAAGGGATAAGAGACGTATCCAATAACCAAAAAAGAACAATATAcatggaaaaacataaaaaacattaaGACAAAGTAAACCATTTCTGAattcattatcacagttattgcATCACAGTGTGTAGTTGTGTTATCAGGGAAGAATACTACTGTCATGGTGTaaagaattatttaaaaatctttagATCTTCATATTTAAATAACTGTAAAGACGCTATCAAGGACATGGATCAGGATCGTCTTTCAcagtgaaaatgaaatataaaaaagtgaaaatgaaaggggCGGCTACAGTTATTATATAACAACTGTGCAAATAAGCTTTGTTGTATTTACTTTCACGTACAGCTAGGTGACAATTCAAACACAAATGCATTTGATAAATCAATGATCTCGTAGTTGCATTGACGCATTTTAAAAGGTTCTCCAAGAACTGACATTAAGCCTGAAGAGACCAGACGAGATGACGTTACTAACCTACATAaaccttcaccctttccccttcatttacAACACTTACGAATTAACGGATTCCTCGCTAAAGCTGATCACTTTAGCCCTTGACTGAAGCTTCCTAATCACACCCATGTTGTCCTCGGAAACAAACGCTCTCAAGTGGTTCAGCGGAGGAAGTATATTTAGGCGACTGACTCCCGAGAATCCAATGGCGGAGGTTGGCGAGCGATGGCAAGGTGTCGCGTCAAGGGCACAGCTGGCGCTCCGTTTGAAGCATAGTCTTTGGTTTGAAGTGAGGCGGGGTTCATGCATTCATGGTGGACACACGTTTATGCACTGCAGCCACGGGTACATATATCCTCACATGCATACTTGCAATGTATTCAGGCTTTACATACTTGAGAACAAATGCACCCTAACATTTACATCGACACACGCATACAGGCATAGTCACTCGGTTTATAATGTACTTATGCCTGCCTGCCATATAAAGCATATATGCAtctaatcaaacacacacacgcacgcacgcgcacacacacacacacacagacacacacaaacacacacacacacacacacacacacacacacacacacacacacacacacacacacacacacacacacacacacacacacacacacacacacacacacaaatacttggtgacaatgatgatagtagtaatagtagtagttgtagtagtagtagtagtaatgataataataatgataatatgatattaatgataatagtaatagtaatgataatcaaaatgatactgaaactactactactaccattatcgataataattatgataatagcaaagttaattataatgatattaatgaataacaatactcataataacagtaattctgatacaactaataatgatggtactgataacaatgatagtgccaattataatggtgataatagttgcaataataataatagcaacaacaacaataataatgacaacaacaacaacaacaacaacaacaataataataataataataataataataataataataataataataataataataattgcagtggATAATCAAACT is a genomic window of Penaeus monodon isolate SGIC_2016 chromosome 10, NSTDA_Pmon_1, whole genome shotgun sequence containing:
- the LOC119577814 gene encoding R3H domain-containing protein 4-like gives rise to the protein MHEPRLTSNQRLCFKRSASCALDATPCHRSPTSAIGFSGVSRLNILPPLNHLRAFVSEDNMGVIRKLQSRAKVISFSEESVNSLGISQPPTPPSEPETTDVPPPAFVPQRRDPRLLIQRLEQHHHHQRRRTGARKTRRADNAQALQTLVEDDQEGVSDDMDVAPSSEGIFTKLFNDCDKMRIWQYFISLSEDRQEHYLNTICKRRENTRSSGIGGVSFTQRVKNIEKGKMEEPLEEDGFTVVPPMSDCRNMHPAYTTEQRFWEVKPQLRKMLKGRQFPVGILKDLEDEIVELFTADPTTVYITQELNSFQRLLVHALCEYNLLSSKSSTMTNVRRTKVENKADCFHTPEVSLNQYIETYYRSKY